From a single Lewinella sp. LCG006 genomic region:
- a CDS encoding carboxypeptidase regulatory-like domain-containing protein, translating to MKRSLLFFTLLLFSVSFLAAQSASLSGKVTEKENGDPVLFGSVALYQNGVLKSGTETDFDGNYNFANLDPGTYAVEFSYLGLQSQRIEGVQVFAGKAIKLDAEMESSTGILLEEVVVKSYKVPLVEQDNTTQGGTLTSEQIRSLPTRNINALAATTAGLSTADEGDAVNVRGSRNDATNYYVDGVRVQGNLLAESEIDQLQVITGGVEARYGDVTGGIISITTKGPSDKFSGGIEAETSQYLDPYDNSLVGINLSGPILRNKKGVSVLGFRVAGRYTYRLDDDPSAVPVYRVKDDVLAELEANPVIIKGGAPFVAADFLTNEDVDALKVRPFEELKQANFNAKIDARFSDAIDVTLSGTYFNGEDMQTPNENSSSANSWRTFNSHNNPTRVDTDYRVNFRFRHRLGGATSGQGDDRKVSTVQNAMYTLQGSFENETFNIKDPNHGDNYFAYGHIGTFDVDYIPVFAADFDSVGNVFLNHVDYREVLRGYDVSSSSNPVLANYNNPLELSTGEALNPGQPGYAVQGIFGENNNVNIDNLYAINGRVNTIFNNSWNFHANVGSIYNRAIKQDNDISIFNASASFDLVPGGSEKGRHNIQLGIVYEGRVNRSYDVRDPRRLWTAARQNANAHIQGIDRENADTLGFYSQLYDPAGIIDPFFDAPILSLTLQDPDDARFYRAVRESLGVGLDEYVNVDGLTPDQLSLSMFSAKELNDQFILDYYGYDYLGNEFDGTFEEFFTTVDAEGIRTFPVAAARPLYTSAYIQDKFTFRDIIFRLGVRIDRYDANTKVLQDPYSLYAIQGAEDFHNNFGGQAPGNIGSDFRVYTENDNGETVQAYRDGDSWYKADGTPVNGPQEIDGIRTGLVFPKYQDPNAHQSNYIKSEGYNPESSFKDYEVQFNVMPRLAFSFPISDKANFFAHYDVLVQRPNSSTIATALDYFYFVERTGSQTFSNASLRPERTVDYEVGFQQALTQSSAIKISAYYKEMRDMIQLRTFFPVPVVGQYTTFDNQDFGTVKGFSFGYDLRRTRNLSLNANYTLQFADGTGSDTESQRGLTNRGNLRTLFPLNFDERHRLNLVADYRFPRESGPRVAGAYILANAGVNFQAIAVSGRPYTAKQVAQELGGVGTIGAINGSRKPWNTTLNIRIDKNFSIGDKLGLNVYLRISNLLDTRNIINVYSVTGDPEDDGFLRSAFGENQIESISGSQRQVEAYLASYQWRLLNSDFYSLPRRLFVGAIMDF from the coding sequence ATGAAACGTTCTTTACTGTTTTTTACACTATTGCTGTTTAGTGTATCTTTCCTCGCTGCCCAATCCGCTTCCTTAAGCGGAAAGGTAACAGAGAAGGAGAATGGAGATCCGGTCCTTTTCGGGTCGGTCGCACTTTATCAGAATGGTGTGCTTAAGTCCGGAACGGAAACGGACTTCGATGGGAACTACAATTTCGCAAATTTAGATCCCGGTACTTACGCGGTAGAATTCTCTTATTTGGGACTTCAAAGCCAGCGGATTGAAGGCGTCCAGGTCTTTGCCGGAAAGGCAATCAAACTGGATGCAGAAATGGAATCTTCTACAGGAATCCTGCTAGAAGAAGTGGTCGTAAAAAGCTACAAAGTTCCTCTCGTAGAGCAAGATAATACCACCCAGGGTGGTACGCTTACGTCGGAACAAATCCGTAGCCTTCCTACCCGTAACATCAACGCCTTAGCGGCAACCACTGCTGGTCTTTCTACCGCAGATGAAGGGGACGCCGTGAACGTTCGTGGTTCGCGTAATGATGCGACCAACTACTACGTGGATGGTGTGCGTGTGCAGGGTAACCTGTTGGCGGAATCAGAAATTGACCAACTACAGGTAATTACCGGTGGTGTGGAAGCACGTTATGGTGACGTAACGGGTGGTATCATTTCTATTACGACCAAGGGGCCATCAGATAAATTCTCTGGTGGTATTGAAGCGGAAACGTCCCAATACCTTGATCCTTACGACAACAGTCTGGTAGGGATTAACCTATCTGGTCCAATTCTACGCAACAAGAAAGGCGTATCGGTACTGGGCTTTCGGGTAGCAGGTCGTTATACTTACCGCCTGGATGATGACCCCTCAGCGGTGCCTGTATACCGGGTAAAAGATGATGTCCTTGCTGAGTTGGAAGCAAATCCAGTAATTATTAAAGGAGGGGCACCTTTCGTAGCTGCCGACTTCCTAACCAACGAGGACGTTGATGCCTTGAAAGTTCGTCCTTTCGAAGAACTGAAGCAGGCCAACTTCAACGCCAAGATTGATGCCCGTTTCAGTGATGCCATCGACGTAACGTTGAGTGGTACCTACTTTAATGGCGAGGATATGCAGACGCCAAACGAAAATAGCTCTTCTGCTAATAGCTGGCGGACCTTCAATTCTCACAACAACCCTACCCGTGTTGATACGGACTACCGGGTTAACTTCCGCTTCCGTCACCGCTTAGGTGGGGCTACCAGCGGACAAGGTGATGACCGCAAAGTATCTACTGTACAAAATGCGATGTATACTTTGCAGGGAAGTTTTGAGAACGAAACGTTCAATATCAAAGACCCTAATCACGGGGATAATTATTTTGCCTATGGTCACATTGGTACTTTTGATGTAGACTACATTCCTGTATTTGCTGCGGATTTTGACTCGGTTGGAAACGTGTTTCTTAACCATGTGGATTACCGGGAGGTACTGCGTGGTTATGATGTGAGCAGCAGCTCTAACCCCGTACTGGCCAATTACAACAACCCGTTAGAATTGAGCACAGGGGAAGCATTGAACCCAGGCCAGCCTGGCTATGCGGTTCAGGGGATTTTTGGAGAGAACAACAACGTAAATATCGACAACCTTTACGCCATCAATGGCCGGGTAAATACGATCTTTAACAACTCTTGGAACTTCCACGCTAACGTAGGCTCTATCTACAACCGTGCGATCAAGCAAGACAACGACATTAGCATTTTCAATGCCAGTGCTTCTTTTGACTTGGTTCCTGGTGGTTCTGAAAAAGGCCGTCACAACATCCAGTTGGGTATTGTGTACGAAGGCCGTGTCAATCGTTCTTACGATGTACGCGATCCTCGTCGTCTGTGGACGGCTGCTCGCCAGAATGCGAATGCACACATCCAGGGTATCGACCGTGAGAATGCAGATACCTTAGGCTTCTATTCTCAGTTGTATGATCCAGCTGGCATCATTGATCCTTTCTTTGATGCACCCATCCTGAGCCTTACGCTTCAAGATCCTGATGATGCTCGTTTTTACCGCGCCGTTCGCGAGTCACTGGGGGTAGGTTTGGATGAATATGTGAATGTTGACGGGCTTACACCAGATCAGTTGAGCCTTTCTATGTTCTCTGCCAAAGAATTGAACGATCAGTTCATTCTTGACTACTACGGTTACGATTATCTCGGTAACGAATTTGACGGTACTTTTGAAGAGTTCTTCACCACTGTTGATGCGGAGGGTATCCGTACCTTCCCCGTTGCAGCTGCTCGTCCGTTGTATACATCAGCTTATATTCAGGACAAGTTTACTTTCCGGGATATCATCTTCCGTTTAGGGGTACGTATTGATCGTTATGATGCCAATACGAAAGTACTGCAAGACCCTTACTCGCTGTATGCGATTCAGGGAGCAGAAGATTTCCACAATAACTTTGGAGGTCAAGCACCGGGTAACATCGGATCTGATTTCCGTGTCTACACGGAGAATGACAATGGAGAGACCGTACAGGCTTACCGCGATGGTGATAGCTGGTACAAGGCAGATGGTACTCCTGTAAATGGACCTCAGGAAATTGATGGTATCCGTACGGGCTTGGTATTCCCAAAGTACCAGGATCCTAATGCACACCAATCTAACTACATCAAGAGCGAAGGATACAACCCTGAGTCTTCATTCAAAGATTACGAAGTACAGTTCAACGTGATGCCACGTTTGGCCTTCTCTTTCCCGATCTCTGATAAAGCCAACTTCTTTGCGCATTACGATGTATTGGTACAGCGCCCTAACAGTAGCACCATTGCTACTGCCCTGGATTACTTCTACTTTGTTGAGCGTACGGGTAGCCAGACGTTCAGCAATGCCAGCTTGCGCCCTGAGCGTACGGTGGATTACGAAGTAGGTTTCCAGCAAGCACTTACACAGTCATCAGCGATCAAAATTTCTGCTTACTATAAGGAGATGCGTGACATGATTCAGTTGCGTACTTTCTTCCCTGTTCCTGTGGTAGGTCAGTACACGACCTTTGACAACCAGGATTTTGGTACGGTAAAAGGATTCTCTTTTGGTTATGACTTGCGTCGTACGCGTAACCTTTCGTTGAACGCCAACTATACTTTACAGTTTGCTGATGGTACGGGTTCTGATACAGAGTCACAGCGTGGATTGACTAACCGTGGTAACCTTCGGACCTTGTTCCCGTTGAACTTTGACGAACGTCACCGTTTGAATCTGGTAGCGGATTACCGTTTCCCACGGGAAAGCGGTCCTCGCGTAGCCGGAGCTTATATTTTGGCAAATGCTGGTGTCAACTTCCAGGCGATAGCTGTTTCTGGTCGCCCTTATACGGCCAAGCAAGTAGCTCAGGAATTGGGTGGTGTAGGTACCATTGGTGCAATCAATGGTTCTCGCAAGCCTTGGAATACCACACTGAATATTCGTATTGATAAGAACTTCAGTATCGGCGACAAGCTGGGCTTGAATGTTTATCTGCGTATTTCCAACTTGTTGGATACTCGCAATATCATCAACGTATACTCTGTGACGGGTGACCCAGAAGACGATGGCTTCCTTCGTTCTGCCTTTGGTGAAAATCAGATCGAGTCGATTTCAGGATCACAGCGTCAAGTAGAAGCTTACCTTGCTTCTTACCAGTGGCGTCTGTTGAACTCTGATTTCTACAGCTTACCACGTCGTCTCTTTGTTGGGGCTATCATGGACTTCTAA
- a CDS encoding PorV/PorQ family protein — translation MKRSLYLFHLCLFLTASLWAGNPDRQGEAGAVQLLLNPWASSAGLHSMSTSFVSGVEALRINPAGLVRVNKTEFALGSANYLQGADIRLNALGLSQKIGENSAFGFSLMSVDFGDILVTTTELPDPDPDGPTFNINFFNIGLSFAHVFENKVSVGVTLRGISESTADVSSFGFAVDAGVQYVTGENDNFKFGIALRNVGSRMSFSGQGLATSAQAADGDAYNLTLSQRSAGFELPSMLNIGGSYDFLIGGGTHRITALGNFTANSFSRDQIGVGVEYALKERFMLRGAYKVEADADVTQESVYTGPSAGATISVPLSKERKSNTLSIDYAYRTTKVWDGTHNFGIRINL, via the coding sequence ATGAAAAGATCATTATACCTATTTCATCTTTGCCTTTTCCTAACTGCCTCCCTTTGGGCGGGTAACCCTGATCGTCAGGGTGAAGCCGGAGCTGTGCAGTTGCTGCTCAATCCTTGGGCAAGCAGTGCTGGCCTTCATTCGATGAGTACATCGTTTGTAAGTGGGGTAGAGGCACTTAGAATCAACCCTGCGGGATTGGTTCGTGTAAACAAGACTGAATTTGCACTTGGTAGTGCCAATTATTTGCAGGGAGCTGATATTCGACTCAATGCACTGGGGCTTTCTCAGAAAATTGGTGAGAATAGTGCTTTTGGATTCAGTCTTATGTCTGTTGATTTTGGAGACATTTTGGTAACAACTACAGAACTTCCAGATCCAGATCCAGACGGCCCAACGTTTAATATCAATTTCTTTAACATTGGCCTTTCTTTCGCTCACGTTTTCGAGAACAAAGTATCGGTTGGTGTAACCTTGCGGGGTATTTCAGAATCAACTGCAGACGTATCCTCTTTCGGCTTTGCGGTTGACGCTGGTGTACAGTACGTAACGGGAGAAAATGATAACTTCAAGTTCGGGATCGCTCTGCGTAATGTAGGTTCTCGGATGTCCTTCAGTGGGCAAGGTTTGGCTACCAGTGCCCAGGCGGCGGATGGCGATGCTTACAACTTGACCCTTTCACAGCGTTCTGCTGGTTTCGAATTGCCTTCTATGTTGAACATTGGTGGTAGCTACGATTTCTTGATCGGCGGCGGTACGCATCGGATAACAGCTTTGGGTAATTTTACGGCTAACTCATTCTCTCGTGACCAGATTGGCGTAGGGGTAGAGTATGCATTAAAGGAGCGTTTCATGTTGCGTGGTGCTTACAAGGTAGAAGCTGATGCTGATGTAACACAAGAGTCTGTTTACACTGGCCCTAGTGCAGGTGCCACGATCAGTGTTCCTTTGAGTAAAGAACGCAAGAGCAATACGCTTTCTATTGATTATGCTTACCGGACAACTAAAGTTTGGGATGGTACCCATAATTTTGGAATTCGGATCAATTTGTAG
- the greA gene encoding transcription elongation factor GreA, giving the protein MSKVSYLTPEGYEKLKAELEELKTTGRSEVAAAIAEAREKGDLSENAEYDAAKEAQGLLEMKINELDKVMATARVLDSSQLDTSQVTVLSKVTIKNLKLKKEMTYHLVSESEADLKTGKISVSSPIGKGLLGKKVGEIAQVETPRGNIEFEILSITI; this is encoded by the coding sequence ATGTCAAAAGTTAGTTATCTAACCCCCGAGGGGTATGAGAAATTGAAAGCCGAGTTGGAAGAACTGAAAACAACTGGTCGTTCAGAAGTTGCAGCAGCAATTGCTGAGGCGCGCGAGAAGGGCGATTTGTCTGAAAATGCAGAATATGATGCCGCCAAGGAAGCGCAAGGCCTTCTGGAAATGAAGATCAATGAATTAGATAAAGTGATGGCCACTGCCCGCGTTTTGGATAGTAGCCAATTGGATACTTCTCAAGTAACGGTGCTGTCGAAAGTGACCATCAAAAACTTGAAGCTGAAAAAAGAAATGACTTATCACCTTGTTTCTGAAAGCGAGGCCGATTTAAAGACTGGTAAAATATCAGTAAGCTCTCCTATTGGGAAAGGATTGCTGGGTAAAAAAGTAGGAGAAATTGCCCAGGTGGAAACACCCCGTGGAAATATTGAATTTGAAATTTTATCGATCACCATCTAA
- a CDS encoding HIT family protein produces the protein MPSIFSKIISGEIPCHKVAESADFLAFLDVRPRAEGHTLVIPKAEVDYIFNLAPSTYTALWDFARKVAAGVEAVVPCERIGIAVIGLEVPHTHIHLIPINKVGDINFERPPVVVEEERQVALAEKIAAAVKI, from the coding sequence ATGCCGAGCATCTTCAGTAAGATTATCAGTGGTGAAATTCCGTGCCACAAAGTAGCAGAATCAGCAGATTTTCTAGCTTTTTTGGATGTTCGTCCACGTGCAGAAGGTCACACTTTGGTGATTCCGAAAGCGGAAGTTGATTATATTTTCAACCTGGCACCTTCTACTTATACGGCATTATGGGATTTTGCCAGGAAGGTAGCAGCGGGTGTAGAGGCGGTTGTTCCTTGTGAGCGGATAGGTATTGCTGTAATTGGTTTGGAAGTACCACATACACATATCCATCTGATTCCGATCAATAAGGTTGGAGATATCAATTTTGAGCGCCCTCCGGTTGTTGTTGAAGAGGAACGCCAAGTGGCGTTGGCAGAAAAAATAGCGGCAGCAGTTAAGATTTAA
- the ruvC gene encoding crossover junction endodeoxyribonuclease RuvC → MAKSPAAKIAPYRLLGVDPGTTLLGFAIIEVDGTKLRMLEMGVIHLSKLPTHEERLQRIFERLKQVIFTHKPREMAIEAPFYGKNAQSMLKLGRAQGVAIAAAMTSGLTIQEYAPRKIKQSITGNGNASKEQVAAMLEQELKIDLSDQLLDATDALGAALCHYFQTKNSLGSGKRHQGWEAFIKDNPGKVKS, encoded by the coding sequence ATGGCCAAGTCTCCAGCAGCAAAAATAGCACCTTATCGCTTATTAGGCGTTGATCCTGGTACGACATTATTGGGTTTTGCCATCATTGAGGTAGACGGCACAAAGCTTCGGATGTTGGAAATGGGGGTCATCCACCTAAGTAAGCTACCTACCCATGAAGAGCGCCTCCAGCGGATTTTTGAACGCCTTAAGCAGGTCATTTTCACCCACAAGCCACGAGAAATGGCTATTGAAGCTCCTTTTTATGGTAAAAACGCCCAGTCTATGTTAAAACTTGGCCGGGCACAGGGAGTGGCGATTGCCGCCGCAATGACCAGCGGGCTCACCATCCAGGAATATGCTCCCCGTAAAATAAAGCAATCCATCACTGGCAATGGTAATGCCTCTAAAGAGCAAGTAGCCGCCATGCTGGAACAGGAATTAAAAATTGATCTTAGCGACCAACTCCTTGATGCTACTGATGCATTAGGTGCAGCACTGTGTCATTATTTTCAAACAAAAAACAGCCTTGGTTCCGGTAAACGTCACCAAGGCTGGGAGGCCTTTATTAAAGACAATCCTGGCAAAGTTAAATCTTAA